From Neospora caninum Liverpool complete genome, chromosome VIII, a single genomic window includes:
- a CDS encoding putative dpy-30 motif-containing protein, which yields MRIFINHVDTYTGYALCAGLRRFNGVTNRMFGTAKGSRDEADDKETQPATQGDAEWSTEPNRLTVPASIRRLIFKRNPQQLLKNLLSCSLIVYDLHTTDPDEVEDIVKKLRRAAIEKPTVFVLISSVMVWAKTKQEFVERDPEEETQGDDGDDASSGKRSEQKASDEEENGGGDSRDDEANEDDSDADSDDSEEEEPVEEKDTEEGAAQEEDEPLPERFKGTKSISRLRKPRKSSPPERVLKPRLLTGSEFERRIPAKRYEKWKTIETLVMSLGSKENLTTYVIAAGAMYGQGEGPFYAAFKAAWLGLQTHKIISPGNNFVPTIHTRDLASLVRRLAAGTSEEPYHIAVDMSHVTQYDIIQTIVNRVGQPYEVEEVTQEQAMLFENADLLTVDLRMVPSSEMTALDFPWLCKEGLPANIDRVAAEFCKWRNLRQVKILVAGPPGSGKSLLTGLLAAKLNTPAVRTQDVVDASKLKGDELGSLLREKWSQLVEDQKKKKSNGPGAGTSSGANTSRRVRFDVETMTKIFNAKLSENVCRFRGFVLDGYPRTYQEAAALFLRPKKKEDGGKDGNATEDGDAGGDLEEQPSEEEPPPAEMEFEPLKAPDYVIILKSADVHCEERMMNVPQNQVIPGHNDRDGFFRRLAQHKLTNESVHGEPSLADFFQVSLPPWRLWRLKTAKSRGRTA from the exons ATGAGAATCTTCATTAACCACGTTGACACATACACGGGATACGCCCTGTGTGCTGGACTGCGCCGATTCAATGGCGTCACAAATCGAATGTTTGGGACCGCCAAAGGCAGTCGAGATGAGGCAGACGACAAGGAAACCCAGCCAGCGACACAGGGGGACGCGGAGTGGAGTACGGAGCCCAATCGGTTGACTGTTCCCGCGTCGATTCGACGGCTAATCTTCAAGAGAAATCCACAGCAATTGCTAAAGAATCTTCTTTCGTGTTCACTGATTGTGTACGACCTCCACACTACGGATCCGGACGAAGTCGAAGACATTGTTAAGAAGCTACGCCGAGCAGCAATCGAGAAACCGACAGTTTTTGTATTAATATCGTCTGTAATGGTTTGGGCGAAAACCAAACAGGAGTTCGTAGAACGGGATcccgaagaggaaacgcaagGTGACGACGGCGACGATGCGTCAAGCGGGAAGCGATCTGAGCAGAAGGCCagtgacgaggaagagaatggGGGTGGTGATAGTCGAGATGACGAGGCTAATGAGGATGACTCGGAcgcagacagcgacgacagcgaagaggaggaaccagttgaagagaaagatacagaagaaggagcagcacaggaagaagatgaaccCCTGCCTGAGAGATTCAAAGGAACAAAGTCCATTTCGCGCCTCAGGAAACCGCGCAAATCGAGTCCGCCGGAGAGGGTACTAAAGCCAAGGCTGTTAACGGGATCAGAATTTGAACGCCGCATTCCAGCGAAACGCTATGAGAAATGGAAGACCATAGAGACGCTTGTTATGTCTCTTGGCTCCAAAGAGAACCTGACCACCTACGTTATTGCAGCTGGAGCAATGTACGGACAGGGAGAAGGGCCTTTTTATGCTGCCTTCAAAGCGGCGTGGTTAGGCCTTCAAACTCACAAGATCATCA gtCCGGGAAACAACTTTGTGCCGACCATCCACACACGCGATCTGGCGAGCCTAGTCAGGCGACTGGCCGCAGGGACTAGCGAGGAGCCCTATCACATCGCTGTGGACATGTCCCACGTGACGCAGTACGACATCATTCAGACGATTGTCAACCGTGTAGGGCAGCCGTACGAAGTCGAAGAGGTTACACAGGAACAGGCCATGCTCTTTGAAAACGCAGATCTGCTGACGGTCGACTTGCGCATGGTTCCCTCATCCGAAATGACTGCCCTGGACTTCCCGTGGTTGTGTAAAGAAGGCCTCCCTGCGAATATTGACAGAGTCGCTGCTGAGTTCTGCAAGTGGCGGAACTTGAGACAAGTCAAAATCCTCGTTGCGG GCCCGCCGGGAAGCGGCAAGAGCCTTCTGACAGGCTTACTTGCGGCGAAACTCAACACTCCTGCAGTCCGTACACAGGACGTCGTGGACGCGTCGAAACTGAAGGGCGACGAGTTGGGGAGTCTGCTCCGAGAAAAGTGGTCTCAGTTGGTGGAAgaccagaagaagaagaaatcgaACGGTCCAGGCGCTGGAACCAGCTCGGGTGCAAACACGAGCCGACGAGTGAGATTCGACGTGGAGACGATGACGAAAATCTTCAACGCAAAACTCAGCGAAAACGTATGCAGATTCAGGGGATTCGTCCTCGATGGATATCCGAG AACATATCAAGAAGCTGCAGCGCTGTTTCTGCggccgaagaaaaaggaggacgGCGGAAAAGACGGCAACGCGaccgaggacggagacgccggcgggGATTTGGAGGAGCAACCCagtgaagaagagccgcCTCCTGCAGAAATGGAATTTGAACCCCTTAAAGCGCCTGACTACGTCATCATTCTGAAATCTGCTGATGTCCACTGTGAGGAGCGAATGATGAATGTGCCTCAAAACCAGGTCATTCCAG GGCACAACGACCGAGACGGCTTTTTCCGGAGGCTCGCTCAGCATAAGCTAACAAACGAAAGTGTGCACGGAGAACCGTCTCTGGCCGATTTTTTCCAGGTGAGCCTTCCACCGTGGCGCCTGTGGCGACTGAAGACCGCAaaaagcagagggagaactGCCTAG